A stretch of Neochlamydia sp. AcF84 DNA encodes these proteins:
- a CDS encoding IS5 family transposase (programmed frameshift), with protein MIRKPYPSDLNNQEWQVLEPILCKKKAGKPPKHSRREMLNAIFYVLRTGCQWTDLPHDLTPWKSVYSQFLRWKQSNLFEQINTYLRRSLRQSLGKLAEPSAAIVDSQSVKTTEKKGLCGYDGGKKIKGRKRHIVVDHLGLLIAVVVSSAACSDRDGLKALFYYFQGKVLWPRKMFADTGYSGEEMKLEAALHGIDLTIIKRSKLKGFHLQAKRWIVERTFAWFGKCRRLSKDYEALPNTSQAFLYLAMIRLMVRRIAQ; from the exons ATGATAAGAAAACCTTATCCTAGCGATTTAAATAATCAAGAATGGCAAGTGCTTGAACCTATACTATGCAAGAAAAAAGCTGGTAAGCCACCTAAGCACTCTAGACGAGAGATGCTTAATGCCATCTTTTACGTCTTAAGGACAGGTTGTCAATGGACAGATCTTCCTCATGATCTAACTCCTTGGAAATCAGTCTATTCTCAATTTTTAAGATGGAAACAAAGTAATTTATTCGAACAAATTAATACTTATTTAAGGCGATCGCTTCGCCAAAGCTTAGGCAAGTTAGCGGAACCTAGTGCTGCTATAGTCGATAGCCAAAGTGTCAAAACAACTGAAAAAA AAGGGCTCTGCGGATACGACGGTGGCAAGAAAATTAAAGGCAGGAAAAGACATATAGTGGTGGATCATTTGGGACTGTTAATAGCAGTTGTAGTAAGTAGCGCAGCTTGTAGCGACAGAGATGGGCTAAAAGCGCTATTTTATTATTTCCAGGGAAAAGTTTTATGGCCAAGAAAAATGTTTGCCGATACAGGATATAGCGGGGAAGAGATGAAATTAGAAGCAGCTTTACATGGTATTGATTTAACAATCATTAAAAGATCTAAGCTAAAAGGATTTCATCTACAAGCAAAAAGATGGATAGTAGAAAGAACATTTGCCTGGTTTGGCAAATGCCGCAGATTAAGTAAGGATTATGAGGCCTTGCCAAACACCAGCCAAGCGTTCCTCTATTTAGCTATGATACGTCTGATGGTAAGAAGAATAGCACAATAA